The Methylacidimicrobium sp. B4 genome contains a region encoding:
- a CDS encoding TrbI/VirB10 family protein: MHRIRPLLSKARDWFRQHRELSLFGAIGLLVLLLLVGADYGVNALAHQLVEHARSVYRQRQVPTRLATIPQSRVLARKEQPPARKEPVLVVQKNPAGPAPSVVPLDVAKAHEKPPESPTAPIQINPPPKEKERNSLGPLEGAPPNRQAPVPTGLVNQHALVDGSGESTPVFTRVAKKRYLFRNLTDSAVETSAGGKGEEDERSKINLDTFAPRGEIIEAAATMSAFSSNTDIDVVAAVWLPFYFQGNLLLEPGDRLLGASKGNSAFRDRMPVKFDRVVLKDGRTLPIDGVALHTDGTEGIKGYRISELGKQMVGPLLGALTQGVLYSLMMQASLFTMNPYLGSGYSPYGMMGGLPYSGMMPNSGINGNQMMQQGLMMGGMMGGSQAVNQIMQIVNQDVGQYKPYTFVPAGTRFRVYLKNYVDVSQADYGK; the protein is encoded by the coding sequence ATGCACCGAATCCGACCTCTTCTGAGCAAAGCCCGCGACTGGTTCCGGCAGCATCGGGAGCTGAGCCTCTTTGGGGCGATCGGCCTCCTGGTCCTGCTCCTCTTGGTTGGTGCCGATTATGGCGTGAACGCGCTCGCCCATCAACTGGTCGAGCATGCGCGGAGCGTCTATCGGCAACGGCAAGTGCCTACGCGCTTGGCGACGATTCCACAGAGCCGAGTCCTTGCCCGCAAGGAGCAGCCTCCCGCCCGCAAGGAGCCGGTTCTCGTCGTGCAAAAGAACCCTGCGGGTCCGGCTCCGTCGGTTGTGCCCCTCGACGTGGCCAAGGCGCATGAAAAGCCGCCGGAGAGCCCAACCGCCCCGATTCAGATCAACCCGCCTCCCAAGGAAAAGGAGAGAAACTCCCTGGGGCCACTCGAAGGGGCCCCGCCCAATCGCCAAGCACCGGTCCCCACTGGGCTGGTCAACCAGCATGCCCTTGTCGACGGCTCCGGGGAGAGCACTCCTGTCTTCACCCGGGTGGCCAAGAAGCGCTACCTCTTCCGCAACCTGACGGACTCGGCCGTGGAGACGAGCGCAGGGGGCAAGGGAGAGGAAGATGAGCGCTCGAAGATCAATCTCGATACCTTTGCCCCGCGCGGTGAGATCATCGAAGCGGCAGCCACCATGTCCGCCTTCAGCTCCAACACCGACATCGACGTCGTGGCCGCCGTCTGGCTCCCCTTTTACTTTCAAGGGAACCTGCTCTTGGAGCCGGGCGATCGTCTCCTGGGTGCATCCAAAGGGAACTCCGCCTTCCGGGATCGCATGCCCGTCAAGTTCGACCGCGTCGTGCTCAAGGATGGACGGACGTTGCCGATCGACGGCGTCGCCCTCCACACCGACGGCACCGAAGGGATCAAAGGATATCGGATCAGCGAGCTCGGGAAGCAGATGGTTGGTCCCCTGCTCGGCGCTCTCACCCAGGGAGTGCTCTACTCCCTCATGATGCAGGCATCGCTCTTCACGATGAATCCCTACCTGGGGAGCGGCTATTCCCCCTACGGGATGATGGGCGGGCTTCCCTACAGTGGCATGATGCCCAATAGCGGGATCAACGGAAACCAGATGATGCAGCAGGGGTTGATGATGGGAGGCATGATGGGCGGATCGCAAGCGGTCAACCAGATCATGCAGATCGTCAATCAGGATGTCGGCCAGTATAAGCCCTATACCTTTGTTCCCGCAGGAACCCGCTTCCGCGTCTACCTCAAGAACTACGTCGATGTTTCCCAGGCCGACTATGGGAAATGA